One window from the genome of Penaeus monodon isolate SGIC_2016 chromosome 2, NSTDA_Pmon_1, whole genome shotgun sequence encodes:
- the LOC119584339 gene encoding nudC domain-containing protein 2-like yields MPDYVETNFDERSGFVPCATPWGRWWQTVAEVHVEVTIPEGTRSKFIQVAVKPSHMKVVVLDKVIIEGSLFAVVRTDETIWTIEDKKILHIAMTKADACTKETVWEGLLKDDFLADPWTLHEMRKKLDLERFQIENPGFDFSGAQLKKGYDSPKGSEIEEWEKKQKEKQETAADQ; encoded by the exons ATGCCAGACTACGTAGAGACGAACTTTGACGAGAGGAGTGGCTTCGTTCCCTGTGCGACACCTTGGGGGAGATGGTGGCAGACGGTGGCGGAGGTTCACGTCGAGGTCACCATACCAGAAGGAACCAGGTCAAAGTTCATACAGGTCGCAGTGAAGCCGTCACACATGAAGGTCGTGGTTTTGGATAAAGTGATTATTGAG GGGTCCTTATTTGCCGTGGTTCGGACCGACGAAACCATATGGACCATCGAGGACAAGAAGATCCTGCACATTGCCATGACCAAGGCAGACGCTTGCACCAAGGAGACGGTGTGGGAGGGGCTGCTGAAGGACGACTTCCTTGCCGACCCCTGGACGCTTCACGAGATGCGGAAGAAGCTGGATCTGGAGCGGTTCCAGATCGAG AACCCCGGCTTTGACTTCAGTGGAGCGCAGCTGAAGAAGGGTTACGACAGCCCGAAGGGATCTGAAAtagaggaatgggagaagaaacagaaggaaaagcaaGAGACTGCAGCAGACCaatga